The proteins below are encoded in one region of Ostrea edulis chromosome 3, xbOstEdul1.1, whole genome shotgun sequence:
- the LOC125674176 gene encoding uncharacterized protein LOC125674176, giving the protein MKPWWTPSRCAPLILLYFIFQYVDASHFRGGIFMWKPTHNENEVEITFRMAWRRSYSGYTYCDRSTIDQGSLVANLGSVVCFKCQPGRWYWSASDINMEDTSFVCTDFSEQEDWTQGERTFTFHFNNKVAEFGFTGNAWIDLVYGGGNWEMRTKVDLNVRVDTGLLNTSPTSAMPAIVRLQHGCNHNITIPVYDQDNDIIKCRWAKSALSECGGVCSSFRNSWLYETCKIQYSAVYSTGWYAAAIQIEDFVSENSTTPLSSIPLQFLVYVFQSTKQCQSKPIFVLPTRQAGACVGIPVNSVWSEKIIARSENGSISEINTVSPTGVKKSQLSQYDNYVNYWYVNITWSPKRNQMGEHPFCYTASESDGLVSERICINLLVGVSPPEIISYTPRTDVYPTLDYLTIQYDREFVRSTRQTYIYVYKEDDTLVSKIDVSQDFSVKYPASERSDSDGWKLKIPINFILQEREHYYIKMDPGIAKGITGCGAESSSVWDVGTLKFRVRDITPPVMKSCPCNPSETGGNITIKYTFNEPVTVTCTLQKIDTFSVAQCTNSSWTGNNLSEGFYSLFVQAIDTENNTASPVPIPFSIDRTGPILQITHTPRNLTNEHTVNFHLRCDEPCKVLCRLTPVNNNYPFQECSQSLHYYHTVYENRLSDHTTFTFEARGVDKFGNEGNITAFQFSTDFKLPTLGGVHDLSINCSQGINLEDIGNPTAADESGIQSTTHSDTMMSGCKIQRTWTTVDNAGNYQSKNQIITLTSPSRPTISFPPNAVVACGSLDQITNDVFIPSINYSHPCGIKMNITYIDPRSASNGCGFIFLRNWTASDTCGVTIKSTQEIQIQKAQDPITPNRGELTNLQPRLIWTQNMKSTKYQVFVWSSSESRPTSANYTGFRNWYKCNNLKPASTYYWQVEFLLSDNATEYSPRWNFKTNAYPDLSVISLIGPPIAHSGQSFEVQWKVQNIAQGDVTSTWYDELFIGFSTDVANSRSLGRIYQNQILLQNDTYEGIAKVSLLDTEIGSAYLFIRVDKYNFLPDLDRANNFKRSQQPTHCLLTPPPDLVVTDISLPASTFSGQRITVQFTISNIGRGISKANKWTDSIYWSSDEILDNHDLHLISTVHEGILSPGEAYPRRAQISIPRDIYGVYHIIVKTDIYNEVFEYLSTNNNDLASNNLTVVLTPPPDLSIRDLSIHPIVNVSTGDTIQIKWTVENIGQRAPYVFSWYDELAIETNGSKRILENFPIFKSISPNENYTYSTSFAIDPSIKTGWHNLSIHVDVETNVFEFHTRTNNKMISSIYITQAFPDLEIRKLRLDVITDDLGYNILNVSWTVCNVGKGHTANEVWTDRISLMQQDSRFSERILLSKTIRIRQLQPNSIYHETSLIKLDDRIHGRRNFSIEADIFQVLPGDSVDNNLAIHEVNIPLRSPNIKVFSLKVLNDKVYSGQNSRISWTVVNLGLPIPDGYFWRDTLKINVDRETPLPDLPQVTTFIRGPLSHHGSYTQIATVSIPQNFLGYLSAQIVLNSNGDLFEGNSNNDNIMTIPLKVLSPPTPDLVVKKIDIYRLQNSRTAMIAWTVFNEGNSMNTKMKWVDVVGMQTPNKTRKLILSEFQQSFKLESGSQYTINQTVLIPSNVNGQFNFYVSVDSNNNIQEVDGEGNNWRKDETNYTFKGVSKAKLTAIIISTQTCENTDKICILYSVSNDGGQTTEKTSWDDALFISVPNINTSSVQNLNKIAMITRIGALAPGANYTVNTTVVMPLSIQGNQTFLIYPDYEPHKFPNGDHSSVIQGATSQTNHVFYVPARTACENLNVVFASKFQAQIGGQPVSIMYNISNNGTCDVKRRFFVAIYLSKNVHYDMFERKIKTVSIDEMISANGTLALETMVDLPFEWETQDYSLVLQVDSRSEIIEIDENDNIAISFITIQKNIRTDIMVSNVSVPTDVDFGTDVNISWSIYNNGSQTAHGYRCDNVYFSQDGQWDINDYHFGKTQCDAFELQSKMMTPRTYTARLPPLASRSYRTIVKVRTNVEDYDQNNNIAISLNGTNVRFPHCTLGGKINFAITFDETEVIRIPNVPADRSLLVRTTSQTDLSFHEIFIKLGSAPSEYDFDTTVMNPFLSNQDISITNTQEGDYYVLVKALGSTDRNIHGSTNVTLEAKLAKFEILDTNPKFVTTLGNVTLHISGTLLPEDFTALLYNESFQIQSQKLYWFSSSLIAATFDVRSLHMNSSYSLNVTNCISQEIANVPDVLEVVNGIAGEVIVKMSTPGPLLVGETGEIMIDFENIGQTDALCQIIKIRAENDGELLLVSNIHDNDWSRSITFIVGSLDGPGGVLSPSETGQLSIKVKSNSRRLQISMAKTRESDTARHSYLNMKMALKPKYYNTNDWNMIWENFIQMLGKSWLSLQRKVSELVTEMSLVERRKFSLNQIVHQILGIADGVGDKSYIVRSSDFQNFDSTTGDFLNMIRIYPRRIGLRGIVGTFGMGWISPYWECYIEGVDEVTVFLQWKREEFIFSAYAFGMYTNEELGNITMTSAELVSFMDKETGDLYNFNITTGNISSIIRQNINIKFTYDNRRVLKTLSYGGNIVEFVYNDNSNIIAMNWQKYPGNVKTCMYSYTERNFLSVVNCGAKVTSYLYNERGHLTKLRKNSGSDQVIRYAADGRLKSVEMFINGQIVSRKTYIDYLNGRIKTLTLPQNDTELYWINMQSNVVGYKRNGFPLRRIHRLESSEEIIEGDLVIERRNWFQHFHEVQDSNGDSIFFQKDDNGNLVSYADGKLNIYQIKRSVKGFIHMINYPDESNETFVQSNNSYIHTDQGGRKITYHFDENRRLTYRDSGDNAFCHFRYTATGQISSVENQHTLLRLSYDENGLVTELRSQGTSIRQTFYNENSLQNVMVSGEPYDIAYAYNIYGQITSVMHKMNNKMLIRISYDNKGMISSKTLANNAKTLFTYHESTKLPKTVSNFYPNGTISSKFQYTYDKRGRLSEITTNQGRWSFSYDLDGQLAFIRNPSKSKTSVVYDRSKNRVSVTENGNTDLYQGNSMNQYISINDVDIEYDRNGNLIKKGNVSFSYNEDNRLIRFTTPTSNCTLQYNGIGHIKRKICTDNMETYYTDSLGQILKQENSLRGSFQYNIYASEIGLVATIVNGEYHYYQYDALGSVVGILNEKGHLVNSFQYDAFGNIIHDQHGYTSQFLYMGQWGKLSFGEIPGTQLFGHRLYDSKLGRFMNIDRQGLFCEKPNLYIYKDNNPLQMTTNPEDNIQCHLSDPDLQMISKYTRDGGPLTTLFKHSYRQNINGVIDSQMTRNTHHHRQKRSVKSFVKDRFMQINKGNGVKDAAYMAFDIENRLSDDSCEKNIEDKAISGGLNWLEDKMFKASPIGRALDIGTFLFKHRSCILSPCDCLDTTEQSIHSSYNKAKSKITSFITDNKARENAMKNFCDGWKQTCVLKHVPVSLNFLSK; this is encoded by the exons TATCACGTGGTCACCGAAAAGAAACCAGATGGGTGAACATCCATTTTGTTACACGGCCAGTGAATCTGATGG GTTGGTTTCAGAAAGAATTTGTATCAATTTACTTGTTGGGG TTTCCCCTCCCGAGATCATTTCTTACACACCAAGAACAGATGTTTATCCAACATTGGATTATCTGACGATTCAATATGATAGGGAG TTCGTGAGATCAACACGACAGacatatatttatgtttataaagaAGACGATACTCTTGTCTCCAAAATCGACGTGTCTCAGGACTTTTCTGTCAAATATCCTGCAAGTGAAAGATCCGATAGTGATGGTTGGAAACTAAAAATAccaatcaatttcattttacaagAAAGGGAACACTACTATATAAAAATGGACCCAG GAATTGCCAAAGGGATTACTGGGTGTGGTGCTGAATCTTCTTCTGTTTGGGATGTCGGAACTTTGAAATTTCGTGTCC GGGATATAACCCCTCCAGTGATGAAGTCTTGTCCGTGTAATCCATCAGAAACGGGCGGAAATATTACAATTAAATACACATTCAACGAACCAGTGACTGTCACTTGCACACTTCAAAAGATAGATACTTTCAGTGTTGCACAGTGTACCAACTCATCATGGACTGGAAATAACTTATCGGAGGGTTTTTATTCATTATTCGTACAGGCAATTGACACAGAAAACAACACAGCATCTCCAGTGCCAATTCCATTTTCAATCG ATAGAACTGGACCTATTCTACAAATAACACATACTCCACGGAACCTCACAAATGAACACACAGTCAATTTTCATTTGAGATGCGACGAGCCATGCAAAGTATTGTGTAGACTGACACCTGTCAACAATAATTATCCTTTTCAAGAATGTTCCCAAAGTTTACACTATTACCATACTGTATATGAGAATCGTCTCTCTGATCACACGACTTTTACGTTTGAAGCCAGAGGCGTCGATAAATTTGGAAATGAAGGAAATATTACAGCATTTCAGTTCTCCACAG ATTTTAAACTTCCCACTCTTGGAGGAGTGCATGATTTATCTATAAACTGTTCGCAAGGAATAAACCTAGAAGATATAGGAAACCCAACTGCAGCAGATGAAAGCGGTATTCAGAGTACAACACACAGCGATACAATGATGTCAGGTTGTAAGATACAAAGGACTTGGACAACTGTAGATAACGCTGGAAATTACCAATCAAAAAACCAAATCATTACTCTCACATCGCCATCTCGTCCAACAATATCATTTCCTCCTAATGCAGTTGTAGCATGTGGGTCTCTTGACCAAATTACAAATGATGTTTTCATTCCATCCATTAATTACTCTCATCCATGTGGCATAAAAATGAACATAACTTACATAGACCCTCGCTCAGCAAGTAATGGCTGCGGTTTCATTTTTCTGAGGAATTGGACCGCGAGTGATACCTGCGGAGTAACGATTAAGAGTACTCAGGAAATACAAATACAGAAAGCTCAGGATCCAATCACACCGAACAGAGGAGAATTAACCAATCTGCAACCACGTCTTATTTGGACACAGAATATGAAATCTACCAAATATCAAGTGTTTGTATGGTCAAGCAGCGAAAGCAGACCTACATCAGCCAATTACACAGGATTTCGTAATTGGTATAAATGCAACAATTTGAAACCAGCCTCAACATATTATTGGCAGGTTGAGTTTCTATTAAGTGACAATGCAACAGAATATAGTCCACGGTGGAATTTCAAAACTAATGCGTACCCAGATCTCTCTGTGATCTCTTTGATAGGTCCACCTATCGCACATTCCGGACAATCATTCGAAGTTCAGTGGAAAGTACAAAATATTGCCCAAGGTGACGTCACTTCAACTTGGTATGACGAGCTGTTTATTGGATTCAGTACAGATGTTGCCAATTCGCGTTCATTGGGAAGAATCTACCAAAATCAGATACTCCTTCAGAATGACACCTATGAAGGAATAGCCAAG GTATCATTGCTTGATACTGAGATTGGTTCAGCATATTTGTTTATTAGAGTGGACAAGTATAATTTCCTACCAGACCTAGACAGAGcaaacaatttcaaaagaagCCAGCAACCTACACATTGTCTTCTCACGCCTCCACCAGATCTTGTAGTAACAGATATCAGTTTACCAGCATCTACATTCTCTG GTCAACGAATTACAGTCCAATTCACCATTTCAAACATTggaagaggaatatcaaaagcAAATAAATGGACAGATTCGATTTATTGGTCTTCTGACGAAATTCTGG ATAATCATGATCTTCATTTAATTTCAACTGTACATGAGGGAATTTTGTCTCCCGGAGAAGCGTATCCAAGAAGAGCGCAAATTTCCATCCCAAGGGACATTTATGGGGTGTACCATATCATAGTCAAAACAGACATCTATAATGAAGTGTTTGAGTACCTGAGCACAAACAACAATGATCTCGCATCT AACAATTTAACCGTTGTACTGACCCCTCCTCCAGATCTATCTATACGTGACTTATCCATACACCCGATAGTCAATGTATCAACCGGTGACACGATTCAAATTAAATGGACCGTGGAGAATATTGGGCAGAGAGCGCCATACGTTTTCTCATGGTATGATGAACTC GCCATTGAAACCAACGGATCAAAGAGAATTCTGGAAAACTTTCCTATCTTCAAATCAATTTCTCCCAATGAAAATTATACTTACTCAACGTCGTTTGCGATTGATCCCAGCATAAAAACCGGATGGCACAATCTGTCTATACATGTGGATGTGGAAACAAATGTCTTTGAATTCCATACCCGGACCAATAACAAAATGATTTCCTCTATCTATATTACCCAAGCTTTCCCAGATCTAGAAATTCGTAAACTTAGACTTGATGTGATAACGGACGATCTCGGGTATAACATACTGAATGTATCCTGGACTGTTTGCAATGTTGGAAAAGGACATACTGCAAATGAGGTTTGGACAGATCGCATTTCTCTTATGCAACAAGACAGTCGTTTTTCAGAGAGGATACTTTTAAGTAAAACTATTCGAATTCGCCAATTGCAGCCAAACTCAATTTATCACGAAACGTCCCTAATAAAATTAGATGACAGGATTCATGGAAGAAGAAATTTTTCAATCGAAGCAGACATTTTTCAAGTTTTACCAGGGGACAGTGTTGATAACAATCTCGCAATCCATGAAGTAAATATCCCATTACGATCTCCAAATATAAAGGTATTTTCATTAAAGGTGTTAAATGATAAAGTCTACAGTGGTCAAAACAGTAGAATATCATGGACGGTAGTAAATTTAGGATTGCCAATTCCAGATGGCTATTTTTGGAGAGATACTCTGAAAATAAATGTTGACAGAGAAACTCCACTTCCAGATCTGCCGCAAGTTACAACATTTATTAGAGGACCATTGTCACACCACGGATCTTACACTCAAATAGCTACGGTATCAATTCCACAAAATTTTCTTGGATATCTATCTGCGCAAATAGTATTGAACAGTAACGGGGATTTATTTGAAGGAAACAGTAACAATGACAACATTATGACCATTCCGTTAAAGGTTTTGTCACCCCCCACACCTGATCTCGTGGTGAAGAAAATTGACATCTATCGTTTGCAAAATTCTCGCACTGCAATGATTGCTTGGACAGTTTTCAATGAAGGCAATTCCATGAACACAAAAATGAAATGGGTAGATGTTGTAGGTATGCAAACACCGAACAAAACTCGGAAATTAATTCTTTCAGAATTCCAACAGTCTTTTAAACTTGAGTCAGGATCACAATACACTATAAACCAAACTGTATTAATTCCTTCAAATGTCAATGGTCAGTTCAATTTTTATGTCTCTGTTGATTCTAATAACAATATACAAGAAGTGGACGGAGAAGGAAACAACTGGAGAAAAGACGAAACCAATTACACATTTAAGGGTGTTTCCAAAGCAAAACTTACAGCTATTATTATATCAACACAAACGTGTGAGAACACGGAtaagatttgtatattgtacaGCGTTTCAAACGATGGTGGACAAACTACTGAGAAAACATCCTGGGATGATGCACtttttatatctgtacccaATATAAATACTAGTAGCGTGCAAAACCTAAACAAGATCGCGATGATTACTCGTATTGGGGCATTAGCCCCCGGTGCAAATTATACCGTGAATACTACAGTGGTAATGCCTTTAAGTATTCAGGGTAATCAAACATTTCTTATATATCCTGACTATGAACCACATAAATTTCCAAATGGGGATCATTCATCTGTCATCCAAGGCGCAACATCTCAAACCAATCACGTATTCTATGTTCCTGCTAGAACAGCctgtgaaaatttaaatgtggTATTTGCGTCTAAATTTCAAGCCCAAATCGGTGGTCAGCCAGTGAGTATAATGTACAATATCAGCAACAACGGAACATGCGATGTCAAAAGGAGATTTTTTGTGGCTATTTATCTCAGCAAAAATGTGCACTATGAtatgtttgaaagaaaaatcaaaacagtAAGTATAGATGAAATGATTTCTGCCAATGGCACACTAGCATTGGAAACTATGGTAGACCTTCCCTTTGAGTGGGAAACGCAAGATTATTCGTTGGTGTTGCAGGTCGACTCTCGATCGGAGATAATAGAAATTGATGAAAATGATAACATCGCAATATCATTTATAACTATACAGAAGAATATCAGGACAGACATTATGGTATCGAATGTTAGTGTGCCAACTGATGTTGATTTTGGTACAGATGTGAATATCAGTTGGTCCATCTATAACAATGGCTCCCAGACAGCACACGGATACAGGTGTGATAACGTGTATTTCTCACAGGATGGACAATGGGATATAAACGACTATCATTTTGGTAAAACCCAATGTGACGCATTTGAGTTACAATCAAAAATGATGACTCCGCGCACATACACTGCACGCCTACCTCCATTGGCCTCACGATCCTACAGAACCATTGTTAAGGTTCGAACAAATGTCGAAGACTATGATCAGAATAACAATATCGCCATTTCCTTAAACGGTACCAATGTGCGATTTCCGCATTGTACACTGggagggaaaataaattttgctaTCACTTTTGACGAGACAGAGGTGATACGCATTCCGAATGTTCCCGCTGATCGATCCCTTCTCGTAAGAACAACAAGCCAAACAGATCTATCATTTCACgagatttttattaaattagGATCTGCACCAAGTGAGTATGATTTTGACACTACTGTAATGAATCCATTTCTATCGAATCAGGATATTTCAATAACCAACACACAAGAGGGAGATTATTACGTTCTAGTGAAAGCACTTGGATCAACAGATAGAAATATCCATGGGTCTACAAATGTCACTTTAGAAGCTAAGTTAgccaaatttgaaattttggatACAAATCCAAAATTTGTTACTACGCTTGGGAATGTGACCTTACACATATCCGGAACACTTCTCCCTGAAGATTTTACAGCACTTCTCTACAATGAAAGTTTCCAAATACAAAGCCAGAAACTGTACTGGTTCTCTTCCTCATTGATTGCTGCTACGTTTGATGTAAGGAGTTTACACATGAACTCCAGTTACAGTTTAAATGTAACAAACTGTATATCACAGGAGATAGCAAACGTCCCTGATGTTTTAGAGGTGGTTAATGGAATAGCCGGAGaagttattgttaaaatgtCAACACCGGGTCCTTTATTGGTTGGAGAGACTGGCGAAATAATGATAGATTTCGAAAATATCGGTCAAACTGATGCTCTTTGCCAAATAATTAAAATACGAGCAGAAAATGATGGAGAATTACTGTTAGTTAGTAATATCCACGATAACGATTGGTCGAGGAGTATAACTTTTATTGTGGGTTCTTTAGACGGGCCTGGTGGAGTTTTATCACCATCAGAGACAGGACAATTATCGATTAAGGTCAAATCAAACAGCAGACGATTACAAATTTCCATGGCGAAGACCCGTGAATCAGATACCGCCAGGCACtcatatttgaatatgaaaatggCACTCAAACCAAAATATTACAACACGAACGACTGGAATATGATCTGGGAAAATTTCATCCAGATGTTGGGGAAATCATGGCTTTCACTGCAAAGGAAGGTATCTGAACTGGTGACAGAAATGTCTTTAGTGGAACGACGAAAATTTTCTTTGAATCAAATCGTGCATCAAATTCTTGGAATTGCAGACGGCGTCGGCGACAAAAGCTATATTGTTCGATCGTCagattttcaaaactttgacAGCACCACAGGAGACTTTTTAAACATGATTCGTATTTATCCCCGTAGGATAGGGTTGAGAGGCATTGTGGGAACTTTTGGAATGGGATGGATCTCCCCTTATTG GGAATGTTATATTGAGGGCGTGGATGAAGTGACAGTCTTCCTTCAATGGAAAAGAGAAGAATTCATCTTTTCAGCATATGCATTTGGGATGTATACCAACGAAGAACTAGGAAATATAACGATGACAAGTGCAG AATTGGTTTCGTTCATGGATAAGGAGACAGGTGATTTGTACAATTTTAATATAACAACAGGAAACATTTCTTCAATCATCAGACAGAATATCAACATCAAATTCACCTATGATAATAGAAGAGTTCTGAAAACTCTATCATACGGTGGAAACATAGTAGAATTTGTTTACAACGACAACAGCAATATTATTGCAATGAACTGGCAGAAATATCCTGGAAATGTTAAAACTTG CATGTACTCCTACACAGAAAGAAACTTTCTATCAGTCGTGAATTGTGGTGCTAAGGTGACTTCTTATCTATATAACGAAAGGGGACACTTAACAAAATTGAGGAAAAACTCTGGATCGGATCAGGTTATACGATACGCAGCAGATGGTCGTTTGAAATCGGTAGAAATGTTTATCAATGGACAAATTGTTTCACGAAAGACATACATTGATTACTTAAATGGAAGAATCAAAACCTTGACACTGCCCCAAAATGACACGGAATTATACTGGATCAACATGCAGAGCAACGTAGTTGGTTACAAGAGGAATGGATTTCCACTACGGAGGATCCATCGCCTGGAAAGTTCAGAAGAAATCATTGAAGGAGATCTG GTAATTGAACGTAGAAACTGGtttcaacattttcatgaaGTGCAAGACAGCAATGGAGACAGCATTTTCTTTCAAAAGGACGATAATGGAAATCTTGTAAGTTACGCAGATGGCAAACTCAATATATACCAAATCAAACGATCGGTTAAGGGATTTATTCATATGATAAACTATCCAGATGAATCCAATGAAACTTTCGTTCAATCAAACAATTCATATATCCACACGGATCAAGGCGGGAGAAAAATTACTTACCATTTTGATGAAAACAGAAGACTAACATATCGTGATTCAGGAGACAACGCATTCTGTCATTTCCGATATACAGCTACTGGTCAAATCTCGTCAGTTGAAAACCAGCATACATTACTGCGGCTTTCCTATGATGAAAATGGGCTTGTAACGGAATTACGATCCCAAGGTACCTCGATCCGTCAAACGTTTTACAACGAAAATTCGCTTCAAAATGTTATGGTTTCTGGAGAACCATATGATATTGCTTATGCATACAATATTTACGGACAAATTACATCTGTTATgcataaaatgaataataaaatgcttatAAGAATAAGTTATGACAACAAAGGAATGATCAGTTCAAAGACTCTAGCTAACAACGCTAAGACGCTTTTTACATACCACGAAAGTACAAAGTTGCCCAAAACAGTATCCAATTTCTACCCCAACGGGACAATTTCCtcaaaatttcaatatacatatgATAAAAGAGGGAGGTTGTCTGAAATTACAACAAATCAAGGAAGATGGTCTTTTTCATACGATTTAGATGGACAATTGGCATTCATAAGGAATCCGTCGAAGTCTAAAACATCCGTGGTATACGACCGGAGTAAGAATCGTGTTTCTGTAACAGAAAACGGGAACACAGATCTATATCAAGGAAATAGTATGAACCAGTACATTTCCATAAATGATGTTGATATAGAATATGATAGGAATGGCAATTTGATAAAGAAAGGAAATGTTTCGTTTAGTTATAATGAGGACAACCGGTTAATACGTTTTACAACACCTACTAGCAACTGCACACTTCAATACAATGGAATTGGGCatattaaaaggaaaatatgcaCAGACAACATGGAAACCTATTACACCGATTCTTTAGGACAAATATTGAAACAG GAAAATTCGCTCAGAGGATCATTCCAATACAATATCTATGCATCTGAAATTGGATTAGTTGCTACAATAGTTAATGGAGAATACCATTATTACCAGTACGATGCTCTGGG GTCTGTTGTGggaattttgaatgaaaaaggACACCTCGTCAACAGTTTTCAATATGACGCTTTTGGAAATATAATCCATGACCAGCATGGATACACAAGCCAATTCCTCTACATGGGACAGTGGGGCAAACTTTCCTTTGGTGAAATCCCGGGTACACAATTATTTGGACATCGTCTATATGATTCTAAATTAGGACGGTTCATGAATATAGATCGGCAAGGACTATTTTGTGAAAAACCTaacttatacatatacaaggATAATAACCCATTACAAATGACTACCAATCCAGAAGACAACATACAATGCCACTTAAGTGACCCAG ATTTACAAATGATATCCAAGTATACAAGAGATGGTGGGCCATTGACAACATTGTTTAAGCATTCGTACCGTCAAAATATCAACGGAGTCATTGACAGTCAGATGACAAGAAATACACATCACCACCGTCAAAAACGCTCCGTGAAATCGTTTGTCAAAGATCGCTTCATGCAAATAAATAAAGGAAATGGAGTCAAGGATGCAGCATACATGGCGTTTGACATAGAAAATCGCTTAAGCGATGACTCCTGTGAAAAAAATATCGAAGACAAAGCAATATCGGGAGGATTGAATTGGTTAGAAGATAAGATGTTCAAAGCGTCTCCCATCGGTCGTGCTTTAGATATTGGTACATTTCTTTTCAAGCACAGGAGCTGTATTCTCTCACCTTGTGATTGTCTGGACACAACTGAGCAG TCTATTCACAGTTCATATAATAAAGCAAAATCTAAGATCACTTCGTTTATAACTGACAACAAAGCGAGGGAAAATGCAATGAAGAACTTTTGCGATGGATGGAAGCAAACTTGTGTTTTGAAACATGTACCAGTAAGTCTGAACTTTCTTAGCAAATGA